TGTCGTAGAATGGCATGAGGAGGACTATGGATATTGTGATGGCGCTTTGGAGGGTGGCTGGTGGGATTTTGTAGGTGTGTCCTATGTTTCTCTTCATTGACATGCCTTGTTTGATGAAGAAGGTTGCTGGTTGTTGGAATATGACGGCGAACATGAGTAATGTTGTCCAGATTGGTAAGAGTTCGATGACGACTTTTAAGATTTTGACCAGGTGGTTACTGTTGTTGTTGGTTGACTTTTGGTCAGCTAAACATTCGGTTTCGTTTTCTCCTTTTATGCATAGTGGTTTGTCTTCGAGCCTGGAAAAAATAACTAGTATTTAGGACCTGCGTTTTGTAGCGGGGCCGTTAAACCGAACAAAAAGTAACATAAAACATTGAACCATGCATGCGCGTTAAGGCGTGTTAACTTACAAAAATTAAATCGAaagtaaaacatagaaaagaataactatgTCGCTGTTAAACCACGACAAAATagacgtaaaaatgttgaacAACACACTCGCATTGCAacgtgttaactcgcaaatttTAGACCGAAACTTCAAACGACAAATTTGTAAAATATGAAAAGCATAGGGGAATAAAGTTAAAATTGAAAAGGTGTtgaggttaaaaatgaaaaatgttTGTGATAAATTTGTAGAAGATGAAAAGTAAagggattaaaagtaaaaaaattgtgACAAAATCACAAAATTGTAGAAGATGAAAGCTTAAGGATTTTAATATTAGGAAAATGAATAgtgattgtgtgtgtgtgtgtggggggggtaaatttggtaattaatatatagttaaagttaattaattaaataattaattaattaattaataataataataataataatgataataatctGGCTCAGCTTtgtgggtgggtgggtgggttGGGGGACCCCGGTATTTTTCGCTCATTAGTGCcctatatgtagttttcgtagagaatttttagatatatacgttttcgaccccctagTCGGAAATCTCAAACTTCGCCACTGATAATAATATAATTTGTTAAAACATTATTAAAACTAATGTGTTTCTTTTTTAAATATTGTAACCGGGGTTGCTAACcataaattcataatttcttgaAATTGTATTTTTATGACCGCGTGTCAATATAAGGTAAAAGCGTACTCATGTTTGTGACAAATTTGTGTCCCTGACCTTAAGCTATCAAATCGATGCTAAAAAGTGAAACCGGGTTGCAAACCCCGGATTTTAGTCTAGTCAAATCGTGTTATACAAGGTAAACTTATGAGACATGGCAACAATAATGAATCCGTGGTTGGAAACAACGGTTTTAAGGAAATTAGGAATCAATAATTAGCAACCCCATCtacaatatctttaaaaaacaATAGACTACACTAAGAGTTtactaaaacaaaacaaaactgagAAAGTAAGTTTAAGGGGCAAAAAATGTAAAATTGACATTAGTGAAGGACGAAACTTGtatttttcatttaataaaaccacaaaacaatatttttgaaaCCCGTTATTGCAACTTCATTAATGTAATAGCTTTCATCATTGCAAGagttaaaaaaaatgatttaaattgtcattttattctatatgatttgggttattttgtcagtttagtccaaaggtttgaaatgttgctattttagtctaaatagtttaAAGCGTTGTCATCTTAGTCCACTGAGGtaactccgtccattttttctgttagctagaagggtaatctgatcattttatatggtcgaattggCCTTCTAGTTaatagaattacatataaaatgaccgaattgagTTAATAGAATAAAGGGATggagttaacctagtggactaaaatgacaatgtttgaaactatttgaactaaaatgacaacatTTCAAACATTTGAACTAAAGTGATAAAACAGTTTAAACCACATGAACTAAAATGATATTCAACTCAATAATTTTTTAAAGTTGTACAATTTTTCGGTTTTGGGAAAAGGAAGCTTGCAAAAGCTACAACCAAAATGAAATATATAAGTTGAAAATGAATCATAAAGCACTTACTCTAGCTCCACAATGTTGGCTTTCTCCTCATTTTTCAAATGGATAAATTTAGATACACAACTTTTAACAGCCTGAACAACTTTCTCCACTGATTTAACGTCATTGTTCCGATCATTATCATACGAGTAAAACCGGCTGCCGCAAGAAAACACGATCATCGACACCGCCATAGCCATGGCGGGCACCGCAAACCCCAAACCCCAACCCACCGAGTCTTGAATATTCGGCATGATTGACACGCCTAAAAGACTGCCACTACATATACCAAAATACCACCATTGAAAAAACATACTTTTTTTGTCGGGACTGGTATCGGTTTTTGTTGTTGGAAGCTCATCCTCAGTGTCGATTTGATCCGCCCCGAACGCCTGCAATGACGGGTTGTACCCGCCTATGCCTAACGAAATTAAATAAAGTGAAATATACAATGATAACGATGAGGACGAGGAGTTTGTTTTGTTTAATGCTGTTGATGTTAACGCCAAAAGCCCCTAAAAGTtaacaccaaaaaaaaaataataataatcaatcCAAACATGAAACACCCTTTAGAAACTTAGAATAAAATTCGATTATAGTTAATGAAACTGTGCTGAGTTGGGCTGAGCTGTTGATACGTACAATGAGATAGATGCAAGAGGAAGCTAAAATGGTGGAGTAACGGTTCCAATACGAGTCGACTAGCGGCGCGACAAGTAACGGCACCATTGATGTAAAACCGGTCCAGCCGTTGACGGTTTGGGCGG
Above is a window of Helianthus annuus cultivar XRQ/B chromosome 14, HanXRQr2.0-SUNRISE, whole genome shotgun sequence DNA encoding:
- the LOC110903916 gene encoding protein NRT1/ PTR FAMILY 5.8, whose protein sequence is MAGVKRFRALNKPCVLLIVIAGIERFVFKGVGSNLVIYLTEVMQMTSSSAAQTVNGWTGFTSMVPLLVAPLVDSYWNRYSTILASSCIYLIGLLALTSTALNKTNSSSSSLSLYISLYLISLGIGGYNPSLQAFGADQIDTEDELPTTKTDTSPDKKSMFFQWWYFGICSGSLLGVSIMPNIQDSVGWGLGFAVPAMAMAVSMIVFSCGSRFYSYDNDRNNDVKSVEKVVQAVKSCVSKFIHLKNEEKANIVELELEDKPLCIKGENETECLADQKSTNNNSNHLVKILKVVIELLPIWTTLLMFAVIFQQPATFFIKQGMSMKRNIGHTYKIPPATLQSAITISIVLLMPFYDTIFIPFTRLILRNENGITTMQRIAIGMFLSVIAMIFAATVEMKRLQYSELETLSIFWLLPQYVLLGISDIFTVVGMQEFFYSAVPEGMRTMGIALYTSVFGVGSFLSAFLVFLVEYFTTSEGGKGNWFADDMREARLDNYYWLLAGTSTLSLVVFVVLCTFQKTRQ